A genomic segment from Paralichthys olivaceus isolate ysfri-2021 chromosome 22, ASM2471397v2, whole genome shotgun sequence encodes:
- the LOC138406673 gene encoding uncharacterized protein, whose translation MMTSPQFILYLTCFLFGKMGELFQMHHFNLSHQHSGFKSVDVGDNLTFKYFYEREDDKIYWFKQTPGQKPRIISVTYKLSKDFSLFNEFKNNPRFTLESTDVVSHLKISDVQLSDSATYYCLKSRSYVFEFTEGVTVSVKGSGLNIQALVHQSENIQPGGSVTLSCTVHTGTCDGEHSIYWFKNSEEPQSGLIYTHGDRKDQCERKPDTQTHTCVYNLSMRLNRSHAGTYYCAVAACGHILFGNGTKLDVDDEVNWTVFFLSGALTFTISVLLAVLLYKINKRTCWRCSESCTQPSSPSTTNAEGNQDADGLHYAALNVKVASRSRRQRDNTRDECVYSGVKL comes from the exons atgatgacatctccgcagttcattctctacctgacatgtttcctcttcgggaaaatgggtgagttgt ttcagatgcatcattttaacttgtctcatcaacacagtggatttaaatcagttgatgttggagacaacttgactttcAAGTATTTCTATGAGAGGGAGGACGATAAGATTTATTGgttcaagcaaacaccaggacagaagcctCGAATTATCTCAGTGACTTACAAGTTATCGaaagatttttcattatttaatgaaTTCAAGAACAATCCACGCTTCACTCTGGAATCTACTGATGTTGTGAGTCACCTAAAAATCTCAGATGTGcaactttcagactcagctaCTTACTACTGTTTAAAGAGTCGTTCATATGTGTTTGAGTTTACGGagggcgtcactgtcagtgtgaaaggttcagggttgaacatccaggctctggtgcatcagtctgagaacatccagccaggaggctctgtgactctcagctgtacagttcacactgggacctgtgatggagaacacagtatttactggttcaagaactctgaagaacctcagtcaggactcatttacacccacggagacaggaaggatcagtgtgagaggaaacctgacacacagacacacacctgtgtctacaacttgtcaatgagactgaaccgttctcatgctgggacctactactgtgctgtggctgcatgtggacacatactgtttggaaacgggacCAAGCTGGACGTTGATG ATGAGGTGAACTGGACGGTGTTTTTCCTGAGTGGAGCTTTGACATTCaccatcagtgttttgctgGCTGTGTTACTGTACAAGATAAACAAGAGAACATGCTGGAGATGTTCAG AGTCTTGTACACAACCATCATCTCCCTccacaacaaatgcagag GGCAACCAAGATGCAGATGGCCTCCATTACGCTGCgttaaatgtgaaagtggcCAGCAGATCAAGACGACAGAGGGACAACACCagggatgaatgtgtgtactcaggtgttaaactgtag
- the LOC138406672 gene encoding uncharacterized protein, which translates to MMTSPQFILYLTCFLFGEMGELSQMHHFNLSHQHRGFRSVDVGDNLTFQCFYERDNTIYWYKQTPGQKPRTISVTYKVTKDCLFKNEFKNNPRFTLESTDVVSHLNISDVQLSDSATYYCLKSNSYEFEFTEGVTVSVKGSGLNIQALVHQSENIQPGGSVTLSCTVHTGTCDGEHSVYWFKNSEEPQSGLIYTHGDRKDQCERKPDTQTHTCVYNLSMRLNRSHAGTYYCAVAACGHILFGNGTKLDVDDEVNWTVFFLSGALTFTISVLLAVLLYKINKRTCWRCSESCTQPSSPSTTNAEVNQDADGLHYAAINVKVASRSRRQRDNTRDECVYSGVKL; encoded by the exons atgatgacatctccgcagttcattctctacctgacatgtttcctcttcggggaaatgggtgagttgt ctcagatgcatcattttaacttgtctcatcaacacagaggatttagatcagttgatgttggagacaacttgactttcCAGTGTTTCTATGAGAGGGACAATACAATTTATTGGTAcaagcaaacaccaggacagaagcctCGAACTATATCAGTGACTTACAAAGTCACTAAAGATTGTTTGTTCAAGAATGAATTCAAGAACAATCCACGCTTCACTCTGGAATCTACTGATGTTGTCAGTCACCTAAATATCTCAGATGTGcaactttcagactcagctaCTTACTACTGTTTAAAGAGTAATTCATATGAGTTTGAGTTCACGGagggcgtcactgtcagtgtgaaaggttcagggttgaacatccaggctctggtgcatcagtctgagaacatccagccaggaggctctgtgactctcagctgtacagttcacactgggacctgtgatggagaacacagtgtttactggttcaagaactctgaagaacctcagtcaggactcatttacacccacggagacaggaaggatcagtgtgagaggaaacctgacacacagacacacacctgtgtctacaacttgtcaatgagactgaaccgttctcatgctgggacctactactgtgctgtcgctgcatgtggacacatactgtttggaaacgggacCAAGCTGGACGTTGATG ATGAGGTGAACTGGACGGTGTTTTTCCTAAGTGGAGCTTTGACATTCaccatcagtgttttgctgGCTGTGTTACTGTACAAGATAAACAAGAGAACATGCTGGAGATGTTCAG AGTCTTGTACACAACCATCATCTCCCTccacaacaaatgcagag GTCAACCAAGATGCAGATGGCCTCCATTACGCTGCGATAAATGTGAAAGTGGCCAGCAGATCAAGACGACAGAGGGACAACACCagggatgaatgtgtgtactcaggtgttaaactgtag
- the LOC138406607 gene encoding uncharacterized protein, giving the protein MMTSPQFILYLTCFLFGKMVQMHHFNLSHQHRGFKSVDVGDNLTFKCLYEREDNAIHWFKQTPGQKPRIISVTYKLSKDFSLLNEFKNNPRFTLESTDVVSHLKISDVQLSDSATYYCSKSNLFEFEFMEGVTVSVKGSGLNIQALVHQSENIQPGGSVTLSCTVHTGTCDGEHSVSWFKNSEEPQSGLIYTHGDRKDQCERKPDTQTHTCVYNLSMRLNRSHAGTYYCAVAACGHILFGNGTKLDFKEVVDYLHLVYFLSGALAFTTILVVSLAYTTQRASKTNCCQCSDSQAAAAALNMEVHQDADNLHYAALMEHRFSRARRQTDGDRTECVYSSVKI; this is encoded by the exons atgatgacatctccgcagttcattctctacctgacatgtttcctctttgggaaaatgg ttcagatgcatcattttaacttgtctcatcaacacagaggatttaaatcagttgatgttggagacaacttgactttcAAATGTTTATATGAGAGGGAGGACAATGCAATTCATTGgttcaagcaaacaccaggacagaagcctCGAATTATCTCAGTGACTTACAAGTTATCGAaagatttttcattattaaatgaaTTCAAGAACAATCCACGCTTCACTCTGGAATCTACTGATGTTGTGAGTCACCTAAAAATCTCAGATGTGcaactttcagactcagctaCTTACTACTGTTCAAAGAGTAATTTATTTGAGTTTGAGTTCATGGagggcgtcactgtcagtgtgaaaggttcagggttgaacatccaggctctggtgcatcagtctgagaacatccagccaggaggctctgtgactctcagctgtacagttcacactgggacctgtgatggagaacacagtgtttcctggttcaagaactctgaagaacctcagtcaggactcatttacacccacggagacaggaaggatcagtgtgagaggaaacctgacacacagacacacacctgtgtctacaacttgtcaatgagactgaaccgttctcatgctgggacctactactgtgctgtcgctgcatgtggacacatactgtttggaaacgggacCAAGCTGGACTTTAAAG AGGTGGTGGACTATCTTCACTTGGTGTATTTCTTGAGTGGAGCTTTGGCGTTCACCACAATCCTGGTTGTTTCTCTGgcttacacaacacaaagagcGTCCAAGACAAACTGCTGCCAGTGCTCAG ACTctcaagcagctgcagcagctctgaataTGGAG GTTCATCAAGATGCAGACAACCTACATTACGCTGCTTTAATGGAGCACAGGTTCAGCAgagcaagaagacaaacagacggtgacaggactgaatgtgtgtactccagTGTAAAGATCTAg